A genomic region of Acidobacteriota bacterium contains the following coding sequences:
- a CDS encoding cytochrome c3 family protein, which produces MNLKRTASLLLACAALSAAPASYSLSAQPDSARQDTCVNCHEVFAETPIGSMVEPFKRGVHAKAGLSCAACHGGDPSARDKEVSMSPERGYKGVPARAAVPDLCGSCHSSAEYMRRFDPSLRIDQVAEYRTSVHGQLLAEGDANVATCVNCHGVHGILSASNPLAPVHPLKLADTCAGCHSDAQKMAAYEIPIDQMDLYKQSVHGMALYDRQDLGAATCNDCHGNHGATPPGVQSVANVCGNCHGVQRDLFSESSHQSIFEMFEFSACVTCHDNHLVKAPGEFLLAGEDSACLQCHEEGDAGMQTAHSMADDISSLAAQVEEARALLVRAEQAGMEVSAALFDLRSANEKVILARNLVHSLVPARVEETVNEGVGIAESAKEAGEEAFEELRYRRTGLFVALVIIGLVIIALWLWIRQVDAALEGQRPAA; this is translated from the coding sequence ATGAACCTCAAACGAACTGCATCTCTTCTCCTGGCCTGCGCCGCGCTGTCGGCGGCCCCGGCATCGTACTCCCTGTCGGCCCAACCGGACTCTGCCCGGCAGGATACTTGCGTTAATTGTCACGAGGTCTTCGCCGAGACTCCCATCGGAAGCATGGTGGAACCTTTCAAGCGGGGCGTTCACGCCAAAGCCGGCCTAAGTTGCGCCGCCTGCCACGGCGGCGACCCCAGCGCCCGCGACAAGGAGGTCTCGATGAGCCCTGAGCGGGGCTACAAGGGGGTTCCCGCCAGAGCCGCCGTGCCGGATCTGTGCGGATCGTGTCATTCCTCGGCCGAATACATGCGCCGCTTCGATCCCTCGCTGCGCATCGACCAGGTTGCCGAGTACCGGACCAGCGTCCACGGGCAGCTCCTGGCCGAAGGCGATGCCAATGTGGCCACCTGCGTGAATTGCCACGGGGTGCACGGCATTCTTTCGGCCTCCAATCCTCTGGCTCCGGTGCATCCGCTCAAGCTGGCCGACACCTGTGCGGGCTGTCATTCAGATGCCCAAAAGATGGCGGCTTACGAGATTCCCATCGACCAAATGGACCTCTACAAGCAGTCGGTTCACGGGATGGCGCTCTATGATCGACAGGATCTGGGGGCGGCCACCTGCAACGACTGTCACGGCAACCACGGCGCCACCCCGCCGGGAGTGCAGTCGGTGGCCAACGTGTGCGGCAATTGCCACGGGGTGCAGCGCGACCTCTTTTCCGAGAGTTCACATCAGAGCATCTTCGAGATGTTTGAATTCAGCGCCTGCGTCACCTGCCATGACAACCATCTGGTCAAAGCGCCGGGCGAGTTCCTGTTGGCGGGGGAAGATTCGGCATGTCTGCAGTGTCACGAAGAGGGCGACGCCGGCATGCAGACGGCTCATTCCATGGCCGACGACATCTCTTCGCTGGCGGCTCAAGTCGAGGAGGCCCGCGCTCTCCTGGTGCGAGCCGAGCAGGCCGGGATGGAGGTCAGTGCGGCCCTCTTCGACCTGCGCTCGGCCAACGAAAAGGTCATTCTGGCCCGCAACCTGGTGCATTCGCTGGTTCCGGCTCGGGTGGAGGAGACGGTGAATGAGGGGGTGGGGATCGCCGAGTCGGCCAAAGAGGCTGGAGAAGAGGCCTTTGAGGAACTGCGCTATCGCCGCACGGGTCTCTTCGTGGCCCTTGTCATCATCGGACTGGTCATCATCGCTCTCTGGCTGTGGATCCGCCAGGTCGACGCCGCATTGGAGGGGCAACGCCCCGCAGCCTAG